The following proteins are encoded in a genomic region of Methanobrevibacter arboriphilus JCM 13429 = DSM 1125:
- a CDS encoding ATP-grasp domain-containing protein, whose product MEKLLIMGINTRGLVNSSLTLPYKTYSTSYYCTFDFKLPYKEKHILKQKEGTSCGFIEKNYNPNKLLELSKDFIEEVDGIILSSGISCNDFKGTFKKHKRKIIGNQKTEHVEDKYKFYKKIKNKYLTPKTFKINYGNNEDNISEILEIAKQYPNLPFIIKPLQGSGGYGISYIKYNDENEIILNTPSNASKKNSKGNIDINKFYNDHIKYENSGLIVQEYINGTNVSSSILSTKKESKTIVTSNMLTGLDFGIENSFKYFGNIVPFNINNVNNILSLEKEKNIIKHIERSSEDLIPYLKLIGSNGLDMIIGENLEEAYVIEVNPRFQGTYECVEELLGINLLEAHIKACEGELIEIPKITKDKYTIKRIIYSSKRIKLKNNINIANFYDIPYKGVIIEKDEPLLTIITPKDSISNVKNEVNNAVYLIEKELKNDKKVN is encoded by the coding sequence ATGGAAAAATTGCTAATAATGGGAATAAATACCCGAGGATTAGTAAATTCTAGTCTAACATTACCATATAAAACTTATTCAACAAGTTATTATTGTACTTTTGATTTTAAATTACCTTATAAAGAAAAACATATTTTAAAACAAAAAGAAGGAACTTCTTGTGGATTTATTGAAAAAAATTATAATCCAAATAAATTATTAGAATTATCAAAAGATTTTATCGAAGAAGTAGATGGAATCATTTTGTCTTCAGGAATATCTTGTAATGATTTTAAAGGGACTTTTAAGAAACATAAAAGGAAGATAATAGGTAACCAAAAAACAGAACATGTTGAAGATAAATATAAATTTTATAAGAAAATAAAAAATAAATATTTGACTCCTAAAACTTTTAAAATAAACTATGGAAACAATGAAGACAATATATCTGAAATACTTGAAATAGCTAAACAATATCCTAATCTTCCATTTATTATAAAACCCCTCCAAGGATCTGGAGGTTATGGGATTAGCTATATAAAATACAATGATGAAAATGAGATTATTTTAAACACTCCAAGTAATGCTTCCAAAAAAAATAGCAAAGGAAATATAGATATCAATAAATTTTATAATGACCATATAAAATATGAAAATTCAGGATTAATAGTCCAAGAATATATAAATGGAACAAATGTTAGTTCATCTATCTTATCAACTAAAAAGGAATCAAAAACAATAGTAACTAGCAATATGCTAACAGGTTTAGATTTTGGAATAGAAAATAGTTTCAAATATTTTGGTAATATAGTGCCTTTCAATATTAATAATGTTAATAATATCTTAAGTTTAGAAAAAGAAAAAAACATAATAAAACATATAGAAAGAAGTTCTGAAGATTTAATACCATATCTAAAATTAATCGGTTCTAATGGGTTAGATATGATAATAGGTGAAAATCTAGAAGAAGCATATGTTATTGAAGTTAATCCACGATTCCAAGGAACCTATGAATGTGTAGAGGAACTATTAGGAATCAACTTACTAGAGGCACATATAAAAGCATGTGAAGGAGAATTAATAGAAATTCCAAAAATCACCAAAGATAAATATACTATCAAAAGAATAATCTACTCCTCTAAAAGAATCAAATTAAAGAATAATATTAATATAGCTAATTTTTATGATATACCTTATAAAGGAGTAATTATCGAAAAAGATGAACCATTATTAACAATCATAACTCCCAAAGATAGCATTTCAAATGTGAAAAATGAAGTAAATAATGCTGTTTATTTAATAGAAAAAGAACTTAAAAATGATAAAAAAGTTAATTAA
- a CDS encoding biotin transporter BioY: MNIDSYYYMRDNIFDKVQKASNVEKLAMAVLMACLTGILAQIIIPLPWTPVPITGQTFGVLVSGLFLGKRFGVLSQVIYIFAGILGVSWFAEMSSGLSVFLGSTCGYFIGFILAAALIGYISEKYTESRNFKKMFGLMLVANFACIYIPGLIGLSIWLYFTQGAFPDIITLIMMGLAPFIIGDLFKVGIAAGISKVALPKE, from the coding sequence ATTAATATTGATTCTTATTATTATATGAGAGATAATATTTTTGATAAAGTTCAAAAAGCTAGTAATGTAGAAAAATTAGCTATGGCAGTTCTAATGGCTTGTTTGACTGGAATATTAGCACAAATTATAATCCCTTTACCTTGGACCCCAGTTCCTATAACCGGGCAAACTTTTGGAGTTTTAGTATCTGGTTTATTCCTTGGAAAAAGATTTGGTGTATTAAGCCAAGTTATATACATATTTGCAGGAATTTTAGGTGTAAGCTGGTTTGCTGAAATGAGTAGTGGTTTGAGTGTTTTTTTAGGTTCAACCTGTGGATACTTCATAGGTTTTATACTAGCTGCTGCATTAATTGGTTATATTTCAGAAAAGTATACAGAAAGCAGAAATTTCAAGAAAATGTTTGGTCTAATGTTAGTAGCCAACTTTGCTTGTATTTACATTCCTGGATTGATTGGTTTAAGCATTTGGTTATACTTTACTCAAGGTGCTTTTCCAGATATTATAACTTTAATTATGATGGGTCTTGCTCCATTTATAATAGGTGACTTGTTTAAAGTCGGAATTGCAGCTGGAATATCTAAAGTAGCTTTACCAAAAGAATAA
- a CDS encoding UPF0104 family protein, with product MSSKKSDEFFNINTPKIQKEKKELEEIERKEKENNENQDIYSIIRDNKKSIIISFIIVFGLIFTILILAGINDVINTLKRTNLWILALTIVIQIFVYLVWALRWKIILDKMDESPKYINVLGILMTSIFGNNITPGSIGGEPLRAYVLKEYNDTPFEVGLASTMADRVFEILPFLLMSILAVFALLSWYLDILSKIFLIILILATIFGFSFVIYAGINKSVSEKIALKILGWVHPLVERMTQKKYNLDKLKKKAIYYIDNFNSSFTMIVENRLFFAGAFLALLTWGLDLSNSYLAFVAIGVTPPLAPFITIFTIAILLSFLPLLPGSLGITEIIMIALFVPVGITADHVIAASAIERIASYILPTIAGLLTAIYYGKKIVNKNTDENKS from the coding sequence ATGAGTTCTAAAAAATCTGATGAATTTTTTAACATTAATACTCCTAAAATTCAAAAAGAAAAAAAAGAATTGGAAGAAATAGAAAGAAAAGAAAAAGAAAACAATGAAAATCAGGATATTTATTCTATAATTAGAGATAACAAAAAAAGCATAATTATTTCTTTCATTATAGTATTTGGACTAATTTTTACAATACTAATACTTGCAGGAATCAATGATGTAATTAACACTTTAAAAAGAACAAATCTGTGGATATTAGCTCTTACAATTGTGATACAGATATTTGTCTACTTAGTTTGGGCACTTAGATGGAAGATTATATTAGATAAAATGGACGAGTCCCCTAAATATATAAATGTTCTTGGTATTTTAATGACAAGTATATTTGGAAATAACATAACACCAGGATCAATAGGAGGAGAACCACTACGTGCATATGTACTGAAAGAATACAATGATACTCCATTTGAAGTTGGACTCGCTTCAACAATGGCAGATAGAGTATTTGAAATACTTCCCTTCTTATTAATGTCCATATTAGCAGTCTTTGCCCTTTTGTCATGGTATTTAGATATTTTATCAAAAATTTTTCTAATAATATTAATATTAGCTACAATATTTGGATTTTCATTTGTAATATACGCTGGAATCAATAAAAGTGTTTCTGAAAAAATAGCTTTAAAGATATTAGGTTGGGTTCATCCTTTAGTTGAGAGAATGACTCAAAAAAAATATAATTTAGATAAATTGAAGAAAAAAGCTATTTATTATATTGATAATTTTAATTCTAGCTTTACTATGATAGTAGAAAATAGATTATTTTTTGCAGGAGCATTCCTAGCACTTTTAACTTGGGGATTGGATTTGTCTAATTCATATCTAGCATTTGTAGCTATAGGTGTTACACCACCATTAGCCCCATTCATAACAATATTTACAATAGCCATTTTATTATCATTTTTACCATTACTACCAGGATCATTAGGTATTACTGAAATAATAATGATAGCTCTTTTTGTTCCTGTAGGAATAACTGCAGATCATGTAATAGCTGCAAGCGCAATTGAAAGAATAGCTTCATATATATTACCTACAATTGCAGGGTTATTAACCGCTATTTATTATGGTAAAAAAATTGTTAACAAAAATACAGATGAAAATAAATCATAG
- a CDS encoding DUF1284 domain-containing protein — MNINEKKVIYLRGHHLLCLQGYQGYGYDDNFKKNIETIISILKNEDSNVKVVLTESPDALCEFCPNLKDKICIGESNNTEINENIKSDNKIEYTKNIEDNEDTKVTKSIKNTKDTKNNKDTKDTKSIKNTKDTKNTKNNKDNKYPKNKLMHSINNEKIVNMDSKVLKKAKINKKKEYLFSEAVILVNNSFKYLKDAKEVCGECGWIDKCLWYQSRE; from the coding sequence ATGAATATTAATGAAAAAAAAGTCATTTATTTACGTGGACATCATCTACTATGTTTACAAGGATATCAAGGATATGGTTATGATGATAATTTTAAAAAAAATATTGAAACTATAATTAGCATTTTAAAAAATGAAGATTCTAATGTTAAAGTAGTTTTAACTGAGTCTCCTGATGCTTTATGTGAATTTTGTCCAAATTTAAAAGACAAAATATGTATAGGGGAATCAAACAATACTGAAATCAATGAAAATATTAAAAGTGATAATAAAATTGAATATACTAAAAATATTGAAGATAATGAAGATACTAAGGTTACTAAAAGTATTAAAAATACTAAGGATACTAAAAATAATAAAGATACTAAGGATACTAAAAGTATTAAAAATACTAAGGATACTAAGAATACTAAAAATAATAAAGATAATAAATATCCTAAAAATAAATTAATGCACTCCATTAACAATGAAAAAATTGTAAATATGGATTCTAAAGTATTGAAAAAAGCAAAAATAAACAAAAAAAAGGAATATTTATTTAGTGAAGCAGTTATATTAGTTAATAATTCATTTAAATACTTAAAAGATGCTAAAGAAGTTTGTGGAGAATGTGGATGGATAGATAAATGTCTTTGGTATCAATCAAGAGAGTGA
- a CDS encoding DUF22 domain-containing protein, producing the protein MVRFLNPVGEFKRELKSSQSKMDLKMGDIPILSRVIVANEDIVLENGKSVSIKIKEISIPAKHIVSISSYAANKYGHPIAVGSETHIPLSMDKTVNRAAFIASSDGAIEKGDLLGFLSLFPVEIINNLFK; encoded by the coding sequence ATGGTTAGATTTTTAAATCCTGTTGGTGAATTCAAAAGAGAACTTAAAAGTTCTCAAAGTAAAATGGATCTTAAAATGGGAGATATTCCTATTTTATCAAGAGTTATTGTTGCTAATGAAGATATTGTTTTAGAAAATGGAAAATCTGTTTCAATTAAAATTAAAGAGATTTCAATTCCTGCAAAACATATAGTATCTATTAGTAGTTATGCTGCAAATAAATATGGTCATCCAATTGCTGTTGGTTCAGAAACTCATATCCCTCTTTCAATGGATAAAACTGTCAATAGGGCCGCTTTTATTGCATCTTCTGATGGTGCTATTGAGAAAGGTGATCTTTTAGGATTTTTATCTCTTTTCCCGGTTGAGATTATTAATAATTTATTTAAATAG
- a CDS encoding RraA family protein, which translates to MGKSKLSAKSLLNEISYKKHLKNKKTILVNNLRVCKEDFEIKNLDILESENSHKTEKIKGKNQIKKEIGFENLKDLLDNTSSCQISDALNKLTRRNGVLKGLKSINSKTAYGRVVTVESSSDDWGTSLLGIDACKKGNILFIKTNGPSSAVWGELTSTCSGEKGISGTVIWGATRDINFVSENNYPVFAKETIPNAGNALGLGKVNIPIKISETPEIIIKNGDFIFGDKSGVVHVPQELFCDVMIKTLEIKANETNIISEIKKGKPLSQIVGLKDKLE; encoded by the coding sequence ATGGGAAAATCAAAATTATCCGCAAAATCATTATTAAATGAAATATCTTACAAAAAACATCTGAAAAATAAAAAAACGATTCTAGTTAATAATTTAAGAGTCTGTAAAGAAGATTTTGAAATTAAAAACTTAGATATTTTAGAATCAGAAAATTCCCATAAAACAGAGAAAATTAAAGGAAAAAATCAAATAAAAAAAGAAATTGGATTTGAAAACCTTAAAGATCTTTTAGATAATACTTCTTCTTGCCAAATATCCGATGCATTAAATAAGCTAACAAGAAGAAATGGAGTTTTAAAAGGTTTAAAGTCTATAAATAGTAAAACTGCTTATGGTAGAGTTGTTACAGTTGAAAGTTCATCAGATGATTGGGGAACTTCTCTACTCGGAATCGATGCTTGTAAAAAAGGCAATATTCTTTTCATAAAGACTAATGGACCTAGCTCTGCAGTTTGGGGAGAGCTAACTTCAACCTGTTCAGGAGAAAAAGGTATTTCAGGGACAGTTATATGGGGAGCTACTAGAGATATAAATTTTGTTTCAGAAAACAATTATCCAGTATTTGCAAAAGAAACTATACCTAATGCAGGTAATGCTTTAGGCTTAGGAAAAGTAAATATTCCAATTAAAATAAGTGAAACCCCTGAAATAATAATTAAAAATGGAGATTTTATATTTGGAGATAAAAGTGGAGTTGTTCATGTTCCTCAAGAACTTTTTTGTGATGTAATGATAAAGACCTTGGAAATAAAAGCTAATGAAACAAATATTATTTCTGAAATTAAAAAAGGAAAACCTTTATCTCAAATAGTAGGATTAAAAGATAAACTCGAATAA